Below is a genomic region from Actinoallomurus bryophytorum.
TCGCGGGGGTCCTGGAGGAGTTCGCCGCCTCGGCGGCGCCCGAGAGTCCGGGCATCGCCGCGCAGGTCGTGCTGGTCGACTTCACCGGTCAGCGCATGATCGCGATGTACGGGCGGCTCGGCAGATGATCACGATCGTGGGCTGCGACGGCTCGCCGCTGCCGCAACGGGCGATGGACCGCCTCTCCTCGGCCACGCTGGTGGCCGGAGGACGGCGGCATCTCGAGGCGGTACGCCCGCCGGCGCACGTGCGCCAGGTGGTCATGGGCGACGTCGCCGCGGCCCTCGACCAGGTCGGTGACGCCGAGGAGGCCGTCGTGCTGGCCAGCGGCGACCCGGGGTTCTTCGGCATCGTGCGGGCCCTGCGCGAGCGCGGTCACACGCCGGAGGTGTTTCCCGCGGTCTCCTCGGTGGCCGGCGCGTTCGCGCGGGCGGGCCTTCCGTGGGACGACGCCGTGGTGGTGAGCGCGCACGGCCGCGAGCCACGCACGGCGGTGAACGCCTGCCGGGCGATGGCCAAGACCGCCGTGTTCACCGCGCCCGGATGCGGCCCGGCCGAGCTGGGCGCCGAGCTCATCGGCTGGGACCGCACGCTGTACGTCGCCTCACGGCTGGGCATGCCTGACGAGCGGGTCACCCGGTGCACGCCGGCCGAGGCCGCCGCGCGTTCGTGGGCCGAGCCGAACGTGGTCCTGGCCGTACACGGGTCCGCCGACGGGGCGGTGCGGACGCACAACCAGCCCGCGGCGCCGCCGCGCGCCTGGACCGGCGACGACTACCGGCACCGCGCCGGGATGATCACCAAGTGGGAGGTGCGCGCCGTCGCCGTGGCCCGGCTCCGCCCCACCCTCGGCATGCTCGTCTGGGACGTCGGCGCGGGCAGCGGCTCGGTCGGCATCGAGTGCGCCGCGCACCACGCGGCGGTCATCGCGATCGAACGCGACCCGGCGGCGTGCGAGCTGATCCGGCACAACGCCGGTCCGGCGAGCGTGCGCGTCGTCGAGGAGAGCGCCCCGGCGGCCTTCGCCGGGCTGCCCGATCCCGACGCGGCCTTCGTCGGCGGCGGAGGGCTGGACGCGCTCGACGGCGTGCTCGCCCGGCGCCCGCCGACCGTCGTCGCCACCTACGCCGCCCTCGACCGTGTCGCGCCGGCCCGCCGGCTGTTCGCCGACGCGGGCTATGCCGTCGAGGGCGTGCAGCTCGCGGCCTCGCGCTTCGCCGACCTGCCGGGCGGCTCGTTCCGGCTCGAGGCACAGAATCCGGTGTTCCTGCTGGCGGGGAGGCTTTCATGATCGGCGTGGTCGCGGCCACCGCGGGCGGCCGTACGGCGGCCGCCACGCTCCAGGCCGCCTGGCCGGACGAGGTGGTCCTGCTCACCGAGGCGAAGGCCGCCGACGCCCTGCGCGAGGCGTGGCGTACCTGCGACGCGGTGGTCAGCTTCCTCGCCGTCGGCGCGACCGTGCGGGTGCTCGCGCCGCTGCTCGGTCACAAGACGACCGACCCGGCCGTCGTGTGCGTGGACGAGTCGATGGCCTTCGCGGTCGCCGTCCTCGGCGGCCACCACGGCGCGAACCTCCTGGCGCAACGGCTCACCGGGGTCCTCGGCTGCACGCCGGTCGTGACGACCGCCAGCGAGGCGAGCAACGTCACCCCGCTCGACTCCTACGGCGCCGACCTCGGCTTCACCGTGCACAATCCCGGCCTGCTCGCCAATGTCGGCGCCGCGGTGCTGTCCGGCGAGCCTGTGCGTCTCGAGGGCGCGGAAGGCTGGCCGCTGCCTCCGCTGCCCCCCAACGTGTCACCGGAGGCGCCCGAGGACGCTCCCCGCATCCTCGTCACCGACCATGACGAGATCGCCTGCATGTGCCACGAGGGCTGGTTCGGCGGAGCCCTCGTCTACCGGCCGAAGTCCCTCGTCGTGGGCGTCGGCTCGGCGCGCGGCGTCACCGCGGAGGAGGTGTCCGCGCTGGTCGACGAGGTCCTCGCCGACCGCGGGCTGGCCGCCGCGTCGGTCCGGTATCTCGCCACCGCCGACCTGAAGGCCGACGAGGAGGGCATCCTCCAGGTCGCACGCGAACGCGGCTGGGAGGTCGTCACGCACCCGGCCGGGGCGCTGGCCTCCGTCGAGGTGCCCAACCCGTCGGAGGTCGTACGCGCCGAGGTCGGCACGCCCAGCGTCGCCGAGGCGGCCGCACTGCTGACGGCGGGGCCGGGCGCGCCGCTCCTCGTCGAGAAGCACAAGTCGGCGAACGCCACCGCGGCCGTCGCCCGGCTCGCGCCGCGCGGACGGCTGTCGATCATCGGCCTCGGTCCCGGCGCACGTGACCTGCTCACCCCCAGGGCGATCACCTCGCTCCAGCGCGCCTCCGTCGTGGTCGGCCTGGACCAGTACGTCGAGCAGGTACGCGACCTGATCCGTCCCGGCACCCGGGTGATCGTCTCCGGACTCGGGCAGGAGGAGGAGCGGGCGCGTACCGCCGTGGAGGAGGCGTCGGCGGGCAACGCCGTCGCGCTGGTCGGCTCCGGCGACGCGGGCGTGTACGCGATGGCCAGCCCGGCCCTGGAGTTCGCGGGCACGGACATCGACGTCGACGGTGTGCCCGGCATCACGGCCGCGGTGGCCGCCTCGAACCTCCTGGGCGCGCCGCTCGGCCACGACCACGCCTACATCTCCCTGTCCGACCTGCACACGCCGTGGGAGGTCATCGAACGCCGGGTGACCGCGGCCGCCGAGGGCGACTTCACGGTGTGCTTCTACAACCCCCGCAGCCGGGCGCGCGACTGGCAGCTGCCCAAGGCGCTGAGCATCCTGGCCGAGCACCGCCCGCCGGAGACGCCGGTCGGGTACGTCCGCAACGCCACCCGTACGGACGAGGCCGTGACCGTCACGACGCTCGCGGAGCTCGACCCCGCGCGCGTCGACATGTTCACCGTCGTGGTCGTCGGATCGAGCCGGAGCCGTACGGTGGCCGGGCGATTTGTAACCCCCAGGGGGTATCAATGGGCCTGAGTACGCCTCCCGTACGCATCACCGGCCGCTGCACGGGATGCGGCGCGTGCCTGCTGACCTGCCCCGAGCGCGCGATCCGTCCGTCCGCGGACTGGGCCGCGCTGGGCACCGGCCCGCTGTACGTCCTCGACCAGTGCACCGGATGCGGTGACTGCGTCGAGGTCTGCCCCGCCGACGCCATCGAGGAGACATGAGAACCATCCACCCGATCGAGTCGAGGTCCCTGGAGATCCTCCGCTCGCGCGTCGACCTGTCCGCGATGCGTCCCCTCACCCGTACGGTCACCGAGCGCGTCATCCACGCGAGCGCCGACCTGGACTACGCCACCGACCTGGTCACCGAAGAGTCCTACCTCCGGCAGGGCCTGCGGGCACTGCGCGACGGCGCCCCGATCGTGACCGACGTCGCGATGGTCGCCGCCGGGATCACCGCGCGGCAGACGATCTGCTCGATCGGCGACCCGTCCGCCGCTTCGCTGGCCAAGGCGGAGGGCCTCACCCGGTCCGCGGCGGCGGTCCGGCTGTCCTACGTCAAGGCGGGGCCGGGCGCGGTCTGGGTCGTCGGGTGCGCCCCGACCGCGCTGGAGGAGATCATCGAGTGCGGTGTCGGCCCGGCCCTGGTGATCGGCCTGCCGGTCGGGTTCGTCGGCGCCGCCGAGTCCAAGGCGGCGCTGCGCGAGAGCGGCCTGCCCGCCGTCAGCAACGTCTCGGAGAAGGGCGGGTCGGCCGTCGCCGCCGCCGCCCTCAACGCCCTGCTCTACCACCCGGACGAGGAGGACGAATGACGCCGCTGCTGCTGGTCGGGCACGGGACACGTGATGAGGCGGGGGTCGCGGAGTTCGGCCGCTTCGTCGAGCGGCTGCGTACGCGGCTGCCCGTGGACGTGGCCGGAGGGTTCATCGAGCTGTCCGCGCCGCCGCTGACCGACGCCGTCGCCTCGCTGTACGGCGCCGGGCACCGGCGGGTCGCCGCGGTGCCCCTGGTGCTGGTGGCCGCCGGGCACGCCAAGGGCGACATGCCGGCCGCGCTGACCCGCGAGCGGCAGCGCCACCCCGGCCTGACCTACTCCTACGGCCGCCCGCTCGGGCCGCACCCGACTCTGCTGCGGCTGCTGGAAGAACGCCTCGACGCCGTACTCGACCCGGCCGAGCGCGCCGACACCGCGGTGCTGCTGGTCGGCCGCGGCTCCAGCGACCCGGACGCCAACGCCGAGGTCTGCAAGGCCGCCCGCCTGCTCTGGGAGGGGCGCGGCCTGGCCATGGTGGAGACGGCCTTCGTCTCGCTGGCATGGCCTTCTGTGCCCGAGGGACTCGAACGCTGCCGGCGGCTCGGCGCGGCGCGGATCGTGGTGCTGCCCTACTTCCTGTTCCCCGGCGTGCTGCCGGACCGCGTCGCCTCGGAGGCACGGGCCTTCGAGGGTGCCGAGGTGCGCTGCGCCGAGGTCATCGGCGACTGCGACGGCCTGGCCGACCTCGTCGTCGAGCGCTACGAGGAGACCCTGCACGGCGACATCCGGATGAACTGCGACGCGTGCGTCTACCGGATCGCGATGCCCGGCTTCGAGGACCGCGTGGGCGCGCCGCAGCAGCCGCACCACCACCCGGACGACCCCTCCCACGTCCATGCGCACTGACGTCGACCTGCGTCACCACGGTGACGCCGAGGTCGGGCCCGGCCTGGTCGACCTCGCGGTGAACGTACGGCAGGGAATGCCGCCGGAGTGGCTGGCCGGCATGCTTCGCGACAGCGTCGCCGGGCTGGCGGCCTACCCGGACCCGTCGCGGGCGCGGCGGGCGGTGGCGCTCCGGCATGGCCGTC
It encodes:
- a CDS encoding 4Fe-4S binding protein, which encodes MGLSTPPVRITGRCTGCGACLLTCPERAIRPSADWAALGTGPLYVLDQCTGCGDCVEVCPADAIEET
- the cbiE gene encoding precorrin-6y C5,15-methyltransferase (decarboxylating) subunit CbiE; the encoded protein is MITIVGCDGSPLPQRAMDRLSSATLVAGGRRHLEAVRPPAHVRQVVMGDVAAALDQVGDAEEAVVLASGDPGFFGIVRALRERGHTPEVFPAVSSVAGAFARAGLPWDDAVVVSAHGREPRTAVNACRAMAKTAVFTAPGCGPAELGAELIGWDRTLYVASRLGMPDERVTRCTPAEAAARSWAEPNVVLAVHGSADGAVRTHNQPAAPPRAWTGDDYRHRAGMITKWEVRAVAVARLRPTLGMLVWDVGAGSGSVGIECAAHHAAVIAIERDPAACELIRHNAGPASVRVVEESAPAAFAGLPDPDAAFVGGGGLDALDGVLARRPPTVVATYAALDRVAPARRLFADAGYAVEGVQLAASRFADLPGGSFRLEAQNPVFLLAGRLS
- a CDS encoding sirohydrochlorin chelatase; amino-acid sequence: MTPLLLVGHGTRDEAGVAEFGRFVERLRTRLPVDVAGGFIELSAPPLTDAVASLYGAGHRRVAAVPLVLVAAGHAKGDMPAALTRERQRHPGLTYSYGRPLGPHPTLLRLLEERLDAVLDPAERADTAVLLVGRGSSDPDANAEVCKAARLLWEGRGLAMVETAFVSLAWPSVPEGLERCRRLGAARIVVLPYFLFPGVLPDRVASEARAFEGAEVRCAEVIGDCDGLADLVVERYEETLHGDIRMNCDACVYRIAMPGFEDRVGAPQQPHHHPDDPSHVHAH
- a CDS encoding precorrin-8X methylmutase, which codes for MRTIHPIESRSLEILRSRVDLSAMRPLTRTVTERVIHASADLDYATDLVTEESYLRQGLRALRDGAPIVTDVAMVAAGITARQTICSIGDPSAASLAKAEGLTRSAAAVRLSYVKAGPGAVWVVGCAPTALEEIIECGVGPALVIGLPVGFVGAAESKAALRESGLPAVSNVSEKGGSAVAAAALNALLYHPDEEDE
- the cobJ gene encoding precorrin-3B C(17)-methyltransferase translates to MIGVVAATAGGRTAAATLQAAWPDEVVLLTEAKAADALREAWRTCDAVVSFLAVGATVRVLAPLLGHKTTDPAVVCVDESMAFAVAVLGGHHGANLLAQRLTGVLGCTPVVTTASEASNVTPLDSYGADLGFTVHNPGLLANVGAAVLSGEPVRLEGAEGWPLPPLPPNVSPEAPEDAPRILVTDHDEIACMCHEGWFGGALVYRPKSLVVGVGSARGVTAEEVSALVDEVLADRGLAAASVRYLATADLKADEEGILQVARERGWEVVTHPAGALASVEVPNPSEVVRAEVGTPSVAEAAALLTAGPGAPLLVEKHKSANATAAVARLAPRGRLSIIGLGPGARDLLTPRAITSLQRASVVVGLDQYVEQVRDLIRPGTRVIVSGLGQEEERARTAVEEASAGNAVALVGSGDAGVYAMASPALEFAGTDIDVDGVPGITAAVAASNLLGAPLGHDHAYISLSDLHTPWEVIERRVTAAAEGDFTVCFYNPRSRARDWQLPKALSILAEHRPPETPVGYVRNATRTDEAVTVTTLAELDPARVDMFTVVVVGSSRSRTVAGRFVTPRGYQWA